AGGAAGCCCAGACACGCACCCGCCGCAGCGAGCGCCAGCAACACGGCGGGGTGTGCGGGCGGCACCCCGGCGGCGACCGCGACGGCAGCCGTGCCGAGCCCAGTGACCAGCCCCTGCATCCCGGCGATGCCGTTGATGCCGTCCATGAAGTTGAACGCGTTCGTGTACCCGGCGACCCAGACAGTCGCCACCAGGCCGAAGGCCAGTCTGCCGACGGTTATCGGTTCGAGGTTATGCGTTAAGAGGGAGACGGCGATCAGGGCGGTGGCGCCATGGACGCCAAACCGCAGTCGGGCGGGCAGTCCGCGGAGGTCGTCGATGAACGACACGATCGCGAGGACAACCACTAAAGCCAGCAGGGGCAGCAGCCGCGCGGCGGCCACCGCAGGCAAGTGGTCAGATCCTTGAGCACCGGCATTCTGAGCCTCGCCCGTCATCAATCCTGGCACGATCGGCTCGGCCCGAAACCACAGCCACGCCATGACGACGGAAACGACGGCCACGATCGCAACACCCCCGCCGCGGACGGTCGGCACGGTGTGACTCGACCGAGCGTTTGGCTTGTCGACGATTCCCCATCCGCGGAGGACGGCACGACA
The Opitutus sp. ER46 genome window above contains:
- a CDS encoding glycosyl transferase, which codes for MPTVRGGGVAIVAVVSVVMAWLWFRAEPIVPGLMTGEAQNAGAQGSDHLPAVAAARLLPLLALVVVLAIVSFIDDLRGLPARLRFGVHGATALIAVSLLTHNLEPITVGRLAFGLVATVWVAGYTNAFNFMDGINGIAGMQGLVTGLGTAAVAVAAGVPPAHPAVLLALAAAGACLGFLPHNFPRARVFMGDVSSAALGFLLAALAVWIAWLTSPWMLFWLGLLHANFVLDTGVTLVRRALRGDKLSEAHREHFYQRLIRAGYSHPRVTLLEAALQVVTGLALWLGTPASLSAKLVIAAAVVVLWGAFFGYAESVFRRVNAAPAA